One genomic region from Arthrobacter sp. YN encodes:
- a CDS encoding MDR family MFS transporter yields the protein MPKTTPVRAAGEVLTHRQTLTVMVGLMLGMFLSSLDQTIVSTSIYTIANDLDGLSLQAWATTAYLITSTVSTPLYGKLSDIFGRRPLYLVAIVIFLVGSLYAGSVHSMTELAIARGIQGLGAGGLLALALTIIGDIVALKDRAKYQGYFMSVFGISSVLGPVIGGAFAGSANILGFEGWRWVFFINLPIGLAALVVVFMYLHLPARHVKQKIDYWGAAAITLAIVPLLLVAEQGRVWGWASGASWLCYGLGVVGIVAFLLAEKRAGDYALIPLRLFKNMTFGLSSLLNFIIGIGMFGAIAMLPMYLQLVKGLTPTEAGLMMITFTVGILFGSISAGRTISSSGVYRIFPITGTAILAGAATVMGLVLGVDTGLWVPGLIAVFFGVGLGFCMQPLTLAMQVSVPPKDMGVGTSTAAFFRSMGGAVGTAVFISMLFSVAADKIADGMKTAASSPDYQAVMQDPAVASDPANAKLFDFFKNGANNESLNDTSWLHSANSTLTRPITEGFAQAIDIVMLTAAGLMLIAFLISFALPNKKLTDPKAAAKESVPAH from the coding sequence ATGCCCAAAACCACGCCCGTCCGGGCCGCCGGCGAGGTTCTGACCCACCGTCAGACACTCACCGTCATGGTGGGACTCATGCTCGGCATGTTCCTGTCGTCGTTGGACCAGACCATTGTGTCCACGTCCATCTACACCATCGCGAACGATCTCGATGGCCTCTCGCTTCAAGCCTGGGCCACCACTGCGTACCTCATCACTTCAACCGTGAGCACCCCGCTCTATGGCAAGCTGAGCGACATCTTCGGCCGCCGCCCGCTCTACCTCGTGGCCATCGTGATCTTCCTGGTGGGCTCTCTTTACGCGGGATCCGTCCACTCCATGACGGAGCTTGCCATCGCCCGCGGCATCCAAGGGCTTGGAGCCGGCGGCTTGCTGGCTTTGGCGCTGACCATCATCGGCGACATCGTGGCTCTGAAGGACAGGGCCAAGTACCAGGGCTATTTCATGTCCGTCTTTGGCATTTCTTCCGTCCTCGGTCCGGTGATTGGCGGGGCCTTCGCGGGCTCCGCCAACATCCTGGGTTTCGAAGGCTGGCGTTGGGTCTTCTTTATCAATCTACCCATCGGGCTGGCCGCTCTTGTAGTGGTCTTCATGTACCTGCATCTGCCGGCGAGGCACGTAAAGCAGAAGATCGATTACTGGGGCGCAGCAGCCATTACCCTGGCCATTGTGCCGCTGTTGCTCGTGGCAGAACAGGGCCGCGTGTGGGGTTGGGCGTCAGGTGCGTCCTGGCTCTGCTACGGTCTCGGCGTCGTCGGCATTGTGGCGTTCCTGCTCGCCGAGAAGCGTGCCGGTGACTACGCGTTGATTCCTCTGCGCCTCTTCAAGAACATGACGTTCGGTCTGTCATCGCTGCTGAACTTCATCATTGGTATCGGCATGTTCGGTGCCATCGCCATGCTGCCGATGTACTTGCAGTTGGTAAAGGGCCTCACCCCCACCGAGGCTGGCCTGATGATGATCACCTTCACGGTCGGCATCCTGTTCGGTTCCATTTCTGCCGGCCGCACGATCTCATCGTCCGGCGTCTACAGGATCTTCCCGATCACGGGCACGGCCATACTGGCAGGCGCTGCCACCGTCATGGGTTTGGTGCTCGGCGTCGATACCGGGTTGTGGGTACCTGGCCTGATCGCCGTGTTCTTCGGCGTGGGACTGGGATTCTGCATGCAGCCGCTCACCCTGGCCATGCAGGTGTCCGTTCCGCCCAAGGACATGGGCGTGGGCACGTCCACGGCCGCCTTCTTCCGTTCGATGGGTGGCGCAGTAGGCACTGCTGTGTTCATCTCCATGCTGTTCAGCGTCGCGGCCGACAAGATCGCCGACGGCATGAAGACCGCTGCTTCCAGCCCGGACTACCAAGCGGTCATGCAGGACCCGGCCGTGGCATCCGACCCCGCCAACGCCAAGCTGTTCGACTTCTTCAAGAACGGCGCCAACAACGAGTCCTTGAACGACACCAGTTGGCTCCACTCTGCCAACAGCACGCTGACCAGGCCCATCACCGAGGGCTTTGCCCAGGCGATCGATATCGTCATGCTCACGGCAGCCGGCCTCATGCTCATCGCGTTCCTGATCAGCTTCGCCTTGCCCAACAAGAAACTCACCGACCCAAAGGCTGCAGCCAAGGAATCGGTGCCGGCACACTAA